A genomic stretch from candidate division WOR-3 bacterium includes:
- a CDS encoding head-tail connector protein — protein sequence MSVERARQQLRAEGFSIDDDLIETYIRSAAEEIENAYALCILPTIIEEEHIRFPGVSDFLFLKKRPVIEVLEIKYLNRDNVWDNFDLNKIILTKRFETACIVPDVVSVWPETVCVDEKNYRPIVKIKYKAGFSDCEKIPSDMIQAILYKITLAYERREDPPRVSARASDALLSYHYNFLKHI from the coding sequence GTGAGTGTTGAGCGTGCCAGGCAACAATTAAGGGCTGAAGGATTTTCTATTGACGATGATTTGATTGAAACTTATATTCGTTCTGCTGCTGAAGAGATAGAAAATGCTTATGCTTTATGTATTTTGCCGACAATTATAGAAGAAGAACATATTAGGTTTCCTGGAGTTTCTGATTTTCTTTTTCTAAAAAAAAGGCCTGTTATTGAAGTGCTTGAAATAAAGTATTTAAATAGAGATAATGTTTGGGATAATTTTGATTTAAATAAAATAATTTTAACAAAACGTTTTGAAACTGCTTGTATAGTACCGGACGTAGTATCTGTTTGGCCAGAAACTGTTTGTGTTGATGAGAAAAATTATAGGCCGATTGTTAAGATTAAATATAAAGCTGGTTTTTCGGATTGTGAAAAAATACCCTCTGACATGATACAAGCAATTTTATACAAGATAACTTTAGCTTATGAACGTCGCGAAGACCCTCCGCGTGTTTCTGCGAGAGCATCTGATGCGTTACTATCTTATCACTATAATTTTTTAAAACACATATAA
- a CDS encoding phage head closure protein: protein MPAAPNVGELRYRIRFQRPVRSRSSTGQELLTWEDYADVWAKIDYARTGSGENVQTDQEIVTNRLIFYVRNNLKIDETFRILFNGREYDILIIRDLLPHFTEIVAHCQI, encoded by the coding sequence ATGCCTGCTGCACCAAACGTAGGCGAACTGCGCTACAGAATACGTTTTCAGCGTCCTGTTCGGTCGAGAAGTTCGACCGGACAGGAGCTACTTACTTGGGAAGATTATGCAGATGTCTGGGCAAAAATTGATTATGCAAGAACGGGTTCTGGAGAAAATGTTCAAACAGACCAAGAGATTGTTACTAATCGTCTTATTTTTTACGTTCGCAATAATTTAAAAATTGATGAGACTTTTAGAATTTTGTTTAATGGGCGTGAATATGATATTTTGATAATTAGGGATTTGCTTCCGCATTTCACTGAGATAGTGGCGCATTGCCAAATATGA